In Schizosaccharomyces osmophilus chromosome 1, complete sequence, the genomic window ACATGAGCTTgctctttctcttcttcaacagaATTGTTACTAAATATTGAATGAATAATGCACGTACAAGAAATGAGCacaataaaatataaataaaatggaaTTGCAGATATGACACATTGATTATCTAGTGCAGAATGTATTAAAATCTCCAATGAAGCTGGATGaatgaaattcaaaatgtGTCAGTCACCCACGACACACACTGACCACAGTCCATAGTTAGGTGGAGAATTCTGCGGTTCACGTCTTACCGTTCTGCAGTAgctactttttttttctcaattcaatagtgaaaagaaactttgTTATTCAAACTCAgttataaatttaaattAAGGGAAATTACTATCAAATACTTTAGGCCACCTTGAATCCGAGGAAAAATTCATGAGCAAGCGTCTTAAAGAACTATTGtagttttcaaaaaaggaCAAATAAATATCGAATAATCAATTCATGTCGCTTAAGCGATGACActaaagaaaggaaagttAGTACAGAATGgtattgaagaagaaattgccATACCACATTCCAGGAGGTTTGGGTTGGTACCACTGAGCGGCGCTAACGGTAACAGCAGGCTTGGAAGGTGCGTTGTTGGCAAGAGTAGAGTTGTTGGAAGTGTTGTTCATAGCGTCCATTGTTGTTGTTTGTTGAAAGGTAGgagagcaaaaaaaaaaaaggtgtcaaaaagtcaaaaagagaaaagagtAGTGATCAAAGAGATGAAAACCAAGCTTTGGATGATGATTTCTTGTTCCATTTCAGCCTGTATTTATACCTGAAATCAAGACTTCCGAACGAACCGACCATGTCCTCCCTTTGTTCAAGGTCCCATTATTCGCTACGAAATTTTCCATTGTCCCAAAATTGGCTATCGCTTTGGTCCAAGATGAAGAGTCACGAACAATGTGGAGATGgcaagaagaatcaaaactTCATCAAAGATACAATGCTTTTTTAGATCCGTCGCGGAggggtttgtttacgacTTGTAATCGCCATACGACTCGGACAATAGAtgttcaaaacaaaatgaatagCTTCAAGCacatcaaagaaataatcTACATACGATGCATGGTGTTGGGTTCTGATAAACAGTTGTTCAGCTCTTCTTTCGTGATCCATTTATGATCGATATTTTGATGCGAGAATTGATGGCAAGAAACACCTTTCTGCTGATTTCTTGGTAAATTAACCAAGCAACACTTTACATCTCTTATGGAAATGAACAAATACCAGCGATATTATACCATTCGTCAAAACTTGTTCTATTACGACAAAGCCTCAAGGATTTACAACTGTAGTTTCTCAGATTATTAGTGGCAAGTTACTGATCAACGGATTATCAGTAAAATACCTCAGGACATTGATATGAATTACCTTGGTAATAAAGCAAAGCATTTCCCGAATTCTATAATTGCACTTGATAGTCAGTGGCATTTGGGCTGActcaaaagtaaataacGAAGCAGTATTCAACTAACTAATATAGCGCTTTTTAAGACAAGGTATATTGGCTCATTATGATACTTGCAATAAATGGATAACTTTGTAACCccaaaagaagcaaatacctttttgttttcggaTCTTTTGCAACTTCAGCCAAGTTTGTCtatcaaaagaacaaacCTTTACtagattttgttttaagaaacatttttttattttctaaaattatttatttcaaatcGAAGAATAATGTTTCAATTCAGTTGCTAATCCATCCGTCCATCTTGCTTTACCATAGGTCGTCTTGACAAAATCTTTGGCTACCAAAAGCACCTTCAATATGAAGATTTTCGCATAAACTGTAGTCTTATACAAAAGTGAATAGTATGCCTTATTACGGGTAAAAAAGGTCGTAAGGAATGACAGTTGCAATAATTTTGAAGCATTATTTTCATGAAAGGAGCCGTTTTTCGTAAGTAACAAAAACAAGTCAATTTTAAAGTAAATAATACCTTGATTTCTTGCTATATACCTATTTTTAACTTACCCATGCAATATTACTGATGTATTATGGATTACTGTCGATTTAGATACACAAAATACCACACTGGGCACAATATAGCTTAACCTTGAATCACTTTTTTCTCGTTATATGTACTTTTCGTTTGAAGCATGTTTCACATTACCTTGAGTAAATGCCTCCATTCAATTGCCCTCTACTATTTAATTCCTATTGCTGCATGTTCAAGTAAAGCAGAGAATCATAATGCGAAGAAATAAATGTGATAGGTGCAGGCAGATGATTATGTTGTAGGAGGTTAGTGgtatttattatttgtGTACGGGTATTTATAGATGACAACAGAGCGatgttttttatgttttagCAATAAATTATTGCaagattttatttatttctacATTTACCAACAATGTTGTTTCTGTTGTCTTACTTtatgtatttatttttaatctTTATATTTCATTGCTTTGTCTAAACAGGAACTCAAATAAATGACTGGCGTAGCttatttgcattttgttACGCTTGTGTTATATGGACCTTTTGTATGAAGCCCTTTAGTCTAGTCTTTCAATGAATGATTTGTATGCTCAGGTAAACGATATTAACTTCTTCtgtctttgtttaccaaagCAAATCATTAGGCAACTCTATGTATAGTACGTTAGCGAACAATTTGACTAAGCATTGCTATAACTGTACCTAACGGTATTAATCAAATCCCCCTAACGATGATTTACTTACCATTGTACAGTAGACAAAGATTTAGAAAGTACCCATCGTGGTAATCACCTAAATAGAGTTGAATTATGCGAGAACGTTCGttacttttcatcatacaaaagaggaataGATGATATATCTAGGAGGTATCAATCATGACGAGGGAAGCTAAGCTGTagtagtaaacaaaaggattcaaggaaaaaagaagcaaacaaaagcaaagaaaattcctttttcttattcagattgaaaaagaaagaacgaaCTATGACAAGAGAGATGAATGAATTGCACGGAAATTCGTGGAATCCCGGTGGTGGCCAAGTGGCCAGGCCAGCAGCATCTAGAAAGTACTAGGACTCGAAAGAAATGATCGACTCATCGTTGTGTTCAGGTATAAATAGGAGTGAAGTAGGGTTGATTTGACAacattgacaaaaaaagaacaagagtTAATTTTatagtttattttcaagTGTGAAAACAAGCGCTATTCACAATGTCTCTTCAACCTTTCTTCGATTTATACCCATTTCAAGACGGTCTTTCTGACTTTTTGAGTTATTCTCCTCGTGTCCAACGCCAGAATCGTGTTGGCGATTTGTCACCTGCCATTGATGTTCACGAAGGCAAAGACACGGTTGCTGTTGATGTAGAACTTCCTGGTGTCAAAAAGCAGGACGTTCAAGTTCATTATGACGAAGGAAAGCTTACCATTTCTGGTGAATCTGTGAATGAGCGCAAGAGTGAAAGCGACAAgggaaaccaaagatggTCGGAACGTCGCTTTGGTTCCTTCTCCCGAACAATCACCATTCCAAACAAGGTAGATGCCGATCGTATTGAAGCTCAATTCAACCACGGTATTTTAAGCGTTGTCTTGCCCAAGATTGAGGAATCTCGCtccaaaaagcaaattacTATAAATTGAATTTAAATCTGGATGAATTCTAAATGTGAGAAGTAATCGAAAATCTTAATACGAGAAATCCCTAATGGATGAGTTTACGATAacatatttttattaaaccGAGGAACTGCAAGGCTTAAGAATGAAATAATCagaaagtaaacaaagcaagaaagaCGGTACTAAAATGATAAAAGATTCCGATtagaataaaattttcttaatgacaaatattttattctcAATAAAGTATGAATTTTGCCTTATGTATTTTCGTTATTCTAAGGGCTAGGAAGACAATTGTGGAATAGGTATCATGTCATTTCACGACCAGTTCATTACGGTAACATCTTGTGCTAGTCTACTCCTTCCTCGTAGTTTGTTtgtatattaataaaatctcATTCTAGAAAAATCAACACATTCTGTTCTAAACATGTCAAATTCACCACGTATAATCATTTCATGatggaaataaataattaagGAATAACAtgtaaaaaggaaaaaaagagaatgaactcaaagacaaaagatGTATGCaaataaacataaagaaaaccaaaaaaattcgtAAGCTTATAAAGAACGAGGAGTATCCGAAATTAAACAGTCTTACAACATAGCTTTtcctgttttttttttttttttgtttttgttttttgttttattttttcaggttcatcaaaaaaacaagcaacTTATAAAACATCTGATCTCAACGATAGACCACTGTTCATAAATCTTAAAAATCAGGATTGTCGCGTAACGATTTCGGGTCAATTCCTTCAAGTACACAACATTCCAAAAATCGGTCGTTTTCTGTCTCAACACAGGATTGTCCAacatttggaagaaaaaaggaaagaaaagcaataaagaaataaatcCCACTAGCAACATAAAAATACTTCTGCAATTGATCACCTCCAAACACATAAATGCCTGCTATAGCTCCACATCTTGCAGCTGTCACTGCAATCCCACAGTAGAGACCTCTGATAGGAGTAGGCGAAGTCTTTGCTGATAGAAGCCTAATGTTACTTAAAACACCAAATTCACTTAAACTTAGAAAGACTCCATAAAGGACGCAAAAGCCTGCTATTTTTCGAATCAGTTGCGGATAGAATCCAGACATGAAAAACCCAACAGTCCCTTGCAATACCATGCCTACAATAAGGCAGTACTTTGGCCCAATCACATCACTGAAGTATGCACCAAGCAATGACCCAGGTACGCTGAATGCTTGAATCAGTACTGTCCATCCAAATGTTCTTGCTATGGAAGCATCACTGGGCAATAAGCTCTTAATAATCGAGCTTGagtaaagagaaaatgCACACACAATCAAATCATTTGCAAACCAGATGATCGAAGTCAAACATAGTCGTGGTCCATACATTTTGGCAACGGAAAGCCATGGGACTTTTCTAATCGATACTCGATGAATGGTATAGGCTTTAACTTCTTTCATGCGAAGtcgaagaatcaaaaaaacaatcgGGAGAATAACACCAAAACCGATCGAAAGTCTCCAAACGATCCTTAAATGCTCTTGACCGAATATACATGCCAAAATATAAGGTACCAAAGCTCCCAAGACATGTCCAACAACAGTAGCAGTGTCCGTTACAATGACAAAGATGGCATGGCGGATACCAGAACGAATTTCAGCAGAACTTTCCGAAGCCGAGATGGAACCACAAACAAATTCAGCACCAACCCCGATTCCCAAGAAAAAGCGATATGCGATCATCGCTTGCATCATGCCGTTAATACTTCCGTGATAACCATACGCTCCTGCACAAAGAGCAGTAGCAATAATTAATATAACAGTGGATGTAATCATGCCAGCTTTACGTCCAAGTACATCGGAGAAGACTCCAAAGAATAGTTGACCGACAATCGTGCCGATGTATGAACCTGTGCTAATATGCTTGATGTTGTGATGctctttgctttcctttggGTACAACTTTTTAAGAATAGTAATCACCATACCGATACTGCTGAGACAGTATCCATCTGATAAGAGAGAGCTACCACAAACCGCTACTTCCAAGTATTGTTTCCACGTTTTATAGGGCTTTACTTCGGGCGGTTGGTTGTCTGCTTCTTTTGTAACGTCGATGAAATCCACCGATGAATCAAAGGACTTTTTAGACTTTGCATTTGGTGGAACTTGTATACCAATAAAAGTATCTTCATTCGAGGTTTCCGACT contains:
- a CDS encoding hsp16-like protein; its protein translation is MSLQPFFDLYPFQDGLSDFLSYSPRVQRQNRVGDLSPAIDVHEGKDTVAVDVELPGVKKQDVQVHYDEGKLTISGESVNERKSESDKGNQRWSERRFGSFSRTITIPNKVDADRIEAQFNHGILSVVLPKIEESRSKKQITIN
- a CDS encoding glycerophosphodiester transporter yields the protein MSETKKSETSNEDTFIGIQVPPNAKSKKSFDSSVDFIDVTKEADNQPPEVKPYKTWKQYLEVAVCGSSLLSDGYCLSSIGMVITILKKLYPKESKEHHNIKHISTGSYIGTIVGQLFFGVFSDVLGRKAGMITSTVILIIATALCAGAYGYHGSINGMMQAMIAYRFFLGIGVGAEFVCGSISASESSAEIRSGIRHAIFVIVTDTATVVGHVLGALVPYILACIFGQEHLRIVWRLSIGFGVILPIVFLILRLRMKEVKAYTIHRVSIRKVPWLSVAKMYGPRLCLTSIIWFANDLIVCAFSLYSSSIIKSLLPSDASIARTFGWTVLIQAFSVPGSLLGAYFSDVIGPKYCLIVGMVLQGTVGFFMSGFYPQLIRKIAGFCVLYGVFLSLSEFGVLSNIRLLSAKTSPTPIRGLYCGIAVTAARCGAIAGIYVFGGDQLQKYFYVASGIYFFIAFLSFFLPNVGQSCVETENDRFLECCVLEGIDPKSLRDNPDF